The segment ACAGGAGAGGAATACTGTCTGGTGTCTGAAAATGGATTTCTCCTGGTATTTGCCAAGGACAGAAGCTCCGTCTTTCTGGATACTCATATGCCTCTGGCAGAATTTCCGCTGGCAGAGCAGGAGCGTCTTTTAGACGGAATCTGGTTCTCATCCATGATCGAGGTACTCAACTACCTGGAATCTTTTACGAGCTAGGAGAATACAGCCGGCATGGGTTTTCAGAGCCTTGGCTGCCGATTTTGGTATGCAGCTGCGAGAGAACTGCGCCTGGTGCTCCGGGCGCGGTCTTTTCCGCATGCATGGGCGCTTGGGCCTGAAGGTTGAAGATTCTGAAGGCCCTGCCGGTGCCGTATGCGGCAGGACAGATAGAGGAGGGAGGACAGGAGCACGAACAGAGAAGTCTGAACTGCCGGATTGCACTTTTTTACAGGTTCATGTATACTTAACCATTATCCCGCCACGGCCGGGCAGCCCCGGAGAGAAAAGCGGCCGGAGAAAGTTATCTCCGGTTTGGCGTTCCGGTTCTGCAGCTTTTAAGCCGGGAAGGGAAACAAGGACAGGAGAATTGTCATGAAGAAACACGTACTTATCATAGGCGGCGGAGCCTCCGGGATGGCGGCTGCGATTTTTGGAGCCAGGCAGGGCGCTGAGGTAACGATTCTGGAACACATGGATCGGGTTGGAAAGAAAATTCTTTCTACAGGCAATGGAAAATGCAATCTGACCAACCGCCGTATGGAACCTGGCTGCTATCGCTGCAGCGTGCCGGAATTTCCCATGGAGGTGCTCAGCCGGTTTGGGGAAGAGGACACGGAGGCATTTTTTGAAGATCTCGGCATTGTGCTGAAGGACAGAAACGGGTATCTCTATCCGGCTTCCGGACAGGCCTCGTCGGTGCTGGATGCCCTGAGGGCGGAACTTTCTCTTCGGGGTGTGGCTGTGGTCACAGAATGCGGACCCGTACATATAGAGGCGCCGAAAGGTCCGGCAGAAAAGTGGAGAGTGACCTGCGAGAGAGGGACATTTTTTTCGGATGCCCTGATTCTTGCCGCCGGCTCTAAAGCGGCGCCGGCCACCGGATCAGACGGAAGCGGATATAAGCTGGCAAAAAAGCTGGGACACAGGATCCTCACTCCTCTGCCGGCACTGGTGCAACTTCGGTGCAGGGAGCCGTTTTTTAAGCAGATAGCGGGGGTCAGAACCGACGTCCAGGTGAAAATTCTGGCAGAGGGGGAGGAGCTGGCCTCTGACTGCGGGGAGCTTCAGCTGACGGACTACGGAATTTCCGGAATCCCTGTGTTTCAGGTGAGCCGGTTCGCCGCCCGGGCGCTTTACGAAAAAAAGCAGGTTACGGCAGTGATCGATTTCTGTCCGGATATGGGAAAAAAAGAAACAGGCCGTTTCCTCAGGGAGAGGAGAGAGCTTCTGGCAGAGCGGAGCGGGGAAGGCTTTTTTAACGGATGGTTAAATAAGAAGCTGGCCCTTCTGTTTCTGCGCATGGCAGGTATCCGTCCTGAGCGCCAGACGGAGAGCTTTACGGAGCGGGAGCTTTCGGCTCTGGCCCGGCTTCTTAAAGAATTTGAAACAGAGGTTGTGTCCACCAATCCCTTTGAAAACGCCCAGGTGTGCTGCGGGGGAGTGGATGTACGGGACATAAACCCTTACACGATGGAATCAAAAATAAAGAAAGGCCTTTATCTGACAGGAGAGCTGTTGGATGTAGATGGTATCTGCGGAGGATATAATCTGCAATGGGCGTGGAGCACCGGTGCGGTGGCCGGAATCCACGCAGGGACAATGGGATGATACGGATCAATCAGTTAAAGCTGCCGGTGAATCACAAAAAACAGGATCTGCAGAAGAAAGCGGCAAAGCTGCTGCGTCAGCCGGAGACAAGGATTCGCTCTCTCCATATCCGGCGCCAGTCCATTGACGCGAGAAAGAAGGGAGAACTTCTCTATATCTATGCGGTGGACGTGGAGTTTGAGGGAGATGAGGAGTCTGCTGTGAGGCGGGCAAAAAATGTCAATATTACCATATCAAAGGAGAAACGCTACCAGTTTCCGGAGGCGGGCAGGGAGGCGCCGAGGCTGAAGGAGCGCCCGGTGATTATCGGCTGCGGCCCTGCGGGACTGTTCTGCGGCCTGATGCTTGCCAGGGCCGGCTACCGCCCTGTGATTTTAGAGAGGGGAGCCGACGTGGACACAAGGACGGCCCAGGTGAAACGGTTCTGGGAGGAGGGAATTCTCGACCCTGAATCCAACGTACAGTTTGGAGAGGGAGGAGCAGGAACATTTTCTGACGGAAAGCTGAATACTCTGGTAAAGGATGTTTCCGGCAGAAATGGGGAGGTGCTCAGAATTCTGACTGAGGCAGGGGCAGACCCTTCCATACTCTACTCCAGCAAGCCCCATGTGGGAACTGATGTGCTGGCCCGGGTGGTGAAGCATATCCGGACGGAGATCGCATCCCTGGGAGGGGAGGTGCGCTTTCAGACGAAGGCAGCAGATATTGGCATCCGCGGAGGAAAGGCTGCTTTCGTTGAGACAGAACATCCTGTGCGGGGAAGAGAGGTGATTCCGGCCGAGGCGGTTGTCCTGGCAGTGGGGCACAGCGCCCGTGACACCTTTGAGCTTCTGTATAAGAAGGGGATTGAGATGGAAGCCAAAGCCTTTGCTGTGGGACTTCGCATCCAGCATCCCCAAAAGCAGATCAATCTCGCCCAGTACGGCATGGAGGAGCCGGGAGAGCTCGGAGCCGCTCCCTACAAGGTGACGAGACAGACATCAAACGGCCGCGGCGTCTACTCCTTCTGTATGTGCCCCGGCGGCTATGTGGTCAACGCGTCCTCGGAGCCGGGAAGGCTTGCAGTCAACGGCATGAGCTATCACAGCAGGGAGGGAGTGAATGCAAACAGCGCTCTGATTGTGACCGTTACGGCGGATGATTTCCCGGAGGCCACGGCCATGGGGGGAATCGCCTTCCAGAGGCAGCTGGAAGAGGCGGCCTTCAGGGCCGGAGGCGGAAATATTCCGGTACAGCTTTACGGCGATTTCAGGGACGGCAGGGTAAGCCGATCTTTTGGGGATGTAGAGCCGGCCTTTATGGGAGGAACCGCCTTTGCAGACCTCAATCAGGTGCTTCCTGCCGCCCTCTGTGCCTCCTTCAGGGAGGGCATGGAGGCCTTCGGAAAAATGATCCGCGGCTTTGACCGGCCGGACGCTATTCTGGCAGGCGTAGAGAGCAGAACCTCCTCCCCGCTGCGCATCGGCAGAGGAGAAACTCTGGAGGGAAGCATTGGAGGGCTCTATCCCTGCGGGGAGGGGGCCGGATATGCGGGAGGCATCACTTCGGCGGCTATGGACGGAATTAAGGTGGCGGAAGCCATTGTCAGGCGCTTTCAGAGGCCGGAGAACTGATGGGCTCTGAAAAAGAATTTGACGAACCGCGCCGTTTGGTGTAAACTTTCAGAAAATGCTTCGGCATATTTCGAAACGCAGGATGGAGCAGCGCAGAAAGGGGATAAGAGGATGACGGCAGAGAGAGAAGCACTGAGAGAGAAAAAGAGGATTGTAATTAAGATTGGATCATCGTCCCTGACGCACCCGGAGACTGGAGATCTGAACCTTCAGAAAATTGAAAAGCTGGTTCGGGTAATCAGTGATCTGCGGGGACAGGGAAAGGAGGTAGTTCTGGTTTCCTCAGGTGCGATTGCGGCGGGACGGCAGGCCCTGGGCTTTACGGAGCGGCCAAGGAAGATTTCTGAAAAGCAGGCCTTTGCGGCTGTGGGCCAGGCCAGGCTGATGATGGTTTATCAGAAGCTCTTCGCCGAGTACAACCAGACGGCAGCTCAGATCCTTATGACGAAGAACACCATGACCAACGAGGAATCCCGCTTTAACGCGAGAAATACGTTTGACGAGCTTTTAAAGCTGGGGACTGTGCCGATTGTCAATGAGAATGACACGGTATCCACCTATGAGATTCAGTTCGGAGACAACGACCGCCTATCAGCCCTTGTTTCGGCGCTGATAGGAGCAGATGTTCTCCTTCTTCTGTCCGATATTGACGGACTTTACACAGACGATCCCAACAAGAACCGGAAGGCCCAGTTTATCCCGGTCGTGAGGGAACTGACTCCGGAGCTTCTAGCCATGGGAAAGGGCGCGGGCAGCAGCGTAGGCACCGGAGGAATGTCCGCCAAGCTCATGGCAGCCCAGATTGCCATGGGAAGCGGTTCAGACATGGTGATTGCCAATGCGCAGCGCCTGGATGTGATCTATGAGATCCTGGGCGGAGAAGACAGGGGAACTCTGTTTGTAGAAAAAAAGGATGAAAATTTCAGCCTGAGTGACTACCTGGAAAACAGGTAACAGGCGGAAGATAAAATGCGATAACAGCAGGAGATGACAAAGATGAATCAGGAAAAAATAGACAGGATTAATGCCCTCTACCACAAAAGCCAGTCTGTAGGGCTTTCACCGGAGGAGCAGGAGGAGCAGGCCGCTCTGAGAAAAGAGTATATAGAGGCGATTCGGAAAAATCTTCGCGGAACCTTAAACAGCATTCAGATTAAGGAAAAGGACGGAAGCATCACCGATCTCGGCAGGAAATACGGAAATGTGGGAACGGTAAAGAGCTGAGAAAACGGGAAAAGAACACAGGGAAAGGCTATGGAAAGACGGAAACTATCTGTTCACCCGCCCGCTCTTTCAGGGCTTTCAAAGGGGGAACTGCGAAGCAGGATACTGTCTGCCCGGAAAGCACTGAACGGGGAGGAGCGCCTTGTCTGGGACAGCAGGATCCGGGAGCGCCTGTTGGCTCTGCCGGAGATTCTGGAGGCGGATACCGTATACTGCTATGCGGATGTGAGGAATGAAGCGGGTACTGAGCTCCTCATCAGAGACCTCCTTTCAAGGGGAGTCCGCGTGGCGCTTCCGAGAGTGGAAGGGAAGGAAATGTTCTTTTACTATATCGGGGGGCCTGGTGATATAGAGCCTGGCTTTATGAATATCCCGGAACCGGGCCCTGCCTGCCGTCCGGCAGAGAAGCAGACTGCGCCGGTCATTGTTCCGGGACTTGTTTTTGGAAGAGATTTTTTCAGGATTGGCTATGGCGGAGGCTTCTACGACCGGTTTTTCGAGAGGGAGCCTGTGCACTGGAAGGCAGCCATCTGTTATGAGTTTCAGCTGACAGATGCGGTTTTTTCCGAGGAACACGATGTGAGGATGGACTGCATTGTCACACCGGACAGATGCCTGAAAAGAAAATAGGGGGACGGAAAGAGAAAGGAGAGGCAAAGGATGCTGATTGAAACTGGAAAGAAGGCAAAGGCGGCCGCGAGGCTTTTAAATAATCTGGGCTCAACGGAAAAAAACAGAGGACTTCTGGCGGCGGCCCAGTCTCTTTTGGAGGGAGAGGAGGAGATCCTTGCGGCCAACCAGGACGATGTGATCCGCGCGGCGGAAAACGGTATGAGCCAGGGCCTGATCGATCGTCTGGAACTGAATCCGGCCCGCCTGTCGGCTATGGTGGAGGGAATCCGCCAGATTGCAGGGCTGGAGGATCCAATCGGGGAGGTAATCTCCATGAAGCCCCGTCCAAACGGACTTTTAATCGGACAGAAGAGAGTTCCCCTGGGCGTTGTGGGAATCATCTATGAGGCGAGGCCGAATGTGACGGCCGATGCCTTCGGGCTGTGCTTTAAAACGGGAAACGCTGTGATTCTCAAAGGCGGCAGTGATGCCCTCTGTTCCAACCAGGCCATCGTAAAATGGCTGAGAAAGGGACTTTCAGAGGCCGGACTTCCCGCGGACGCGGTTCAGCTTATCACAGACACCGACAGGGAGGTCACAAGGCAGTTTATGCGTCTGAATGAGTATGTGGACGTCCTGATTCCCAGAGGCGGGGCAGGATTAATACGGACTGTGGTGGAGAACAGCACGGTTCCTGTTATCGAGACCGGGACGGGCAACTGCCACATCTATGTGGATGAGAGTGCGGATCTTAATATGGCTCTGGATATTATTTTTAATGCAAAGACACAGCGGATCGGCGTGTGCAACGCCTGCGAGTCGCTGGTGGTACACAAGGGGATCGCAGAGGAGTTTCTGCCGAGGCTGAAGGAGAGGCTGGACAGGAAGCAGGTAGAAATCCGGGCAGACCGGGAGGCCAGGACCATTATGCCGGAGTGGAAGGAGGCTGAGCCGGAGGACTGGGGCAGGGAGTATCTGGATTACATCCTCTCTCTGAAGCTGGTAGATTCCTTAGACGAGGCCATTGAACACATCAACACGTATAATACAGGACACTCTGAAGCGATTGTCACAAGGGACTATGAACATGCTCAGCGGTTTTTAAATGAGATCGATGCGGCGGCCGTGTATGTGAATGCCTCCACCCGGTTTACGGACGGCTTTGAATTCGGCTTTGGAGCAGAGATTGGAATCAGCACCCAGAAGCTCCACGCCAGAGGGCCCATGGGGCTTAAGGAACTTACGACGACAAAGTATATCATCTACGGGAACGGACAGATCAGGGAGTAGGAACAAAAAACGGGAGACAGACGATCAGAAATCCGAACAGTATTTGAAACGGCCGGAGCGCTTCTGCCTTTGCAAAAAAGGCAGAAAGGATTACCGGCCGTTTTGCTGTCTTTTTGCAAAGGAACAGCCGATCTGTTATAATTCTGTAAGAAATTAACAGATTTTTTGGTATTTCCATTGGCAGGCATTTATGTTATAATCTGTAGATGCTGGCCAGGTCTGGAGGAAAACGTCCATTCTGCTGCCAGGACGCCCCAGGATAAGGGGCGGAACTTTGATACGGAAAGGAACCTGTGAATGGATTTAAAAAATATAACATACACGGAGGGATGGAACCTTGCCCCGTCTGCGGAGCCGGAGCGCCAGAATTATTTTATGGAGCGCTGCCGGGAGGCTGTGGAAGCCTGGAAGGCGGAGGAGGGAAAGGAAGCTGTCACCTTCCACATTGAGACTTTCGGCTGCCAGATGAACGCTCACGATTCAGAAAAGCTGGAGGGAATTCTTCTGGAGGCCGGCTTTGTAAAGACAGATACGGAGGAGGCCGATCTGGTCCTCTATAATACCTGTACAGTCCGCGAGAATGCAAATCAGAGGGTATATGGCCGTCTGGGCTATCTGAACAGCCTGAAAAAGAAAAATCCCCGCATGCTCATCGGCCTTTGCGGCTGCATGATGCAGGAAGATCAGGTGGTTGAAAAAATCAAGAAGACGTACCGCTTTGTGGATGTGATTTTCGGAACCCACAATATCTACAAGCTGGCAGAACTTCTGTTTGCCCGCCTGCACACGGGAAAGATGGTTATCGACATCTGGAAGGATACAGATAAGATTGTGGAGGATCTTCCCAGCGAGAGAAAATATCCGTTTAAATCGGGAGTCAACATCATGTTCGGCTGCAACAACTTCTGCAGCTACTGTATTGTTCCCTATGTGAGAGGCAGGGAGCGCAGCAGAAGGCCGGAGGATATCATAAAGGAGATCGAGGGCCTGGTGGCAGACGGCGTGGTGGAGGTGATGCTCCTTGGCCAGAATGTGAATTCCTACGGGAAGAATCTGCCGGAGCCCATTACCTTTGCAGAGCTTCTGCGCCGGGTGGAGCAGATCGAAGGGCTTGAGCGAATCCGTTTTATGACGTCCCATCCCAAGGATCTGTCAGATGAGCTGATAGAGGTGATGCGTGATTCCAAAAAGATCTGCCGCCATCTTCATCTGCCGCTTCAGTCGGGCAGCAGCCGGATCCTGGGACAGATGAACCGAAGATACACAAAGGAGCAGTATCTGGCGCTGGCAGAAAAGATTAAGACAGCTATCCCTGACATCTCCCTGACCACGGATATTATTGTGGGATTTCCCGGGGAAACGAAGGAGGACTTCGAGGAAACCCTGGATGTGGTGAGAAAGGTGCGCTATGACAGCGCCTTTACCTTCATCTACTCAAAGCGCACGGGAACTCCGGCGGCGGTGATGGAAAACCAGGTGCCGGAGGACGTGATTAAGGAGCGGTTTGACCGTCTGTTAAGTGAGGTGCAGAGAATCTCAAATGAGATCAGCGGAAGGGATGTCCACACCGTTCAGAAAGTTCTCGTGGAGGAGCCTGACACCCACGCGGAAGGGATGGTGACCGGAAGACTGTCCAACAACATTACTGTCCATTTTGAGGGCAGCAGGGAGCTGATTGGAAAAATCGTGGATGTCTATTTGGAAGAATCAAAGGGTTTTTATTATATGGGAAAATTATGTAACCGTTAAGGAGGATATACATATGAAAAAGCGAAACTTAAGAGCCGCCGCGCTTCTTCTGGCAGCAGCCATGACAGTAGGGGGAGGAAGCACAGCCTTTGCCGCAGAGGAGACTGCTACCGGTCCAGGACTGGAAATCGAGCAGAAAGAGCAGCAGAATCAGGGTGCGCCGTCGGGAGCAGAGGAAGGCGGCCAGAATGCCGGCGGACAGGGTGCAGAAACTCCTGCCGATCAGGGGCAGACGGGGACAGACGGGACGGCACCTTCCGATACGGGCCAAGAGACGCAGCAGCAGGAGCAGGCCTCCACAGCCCCCTATGTCAGCGTATCCTACACTCAGGGAGTGGGCACAGAGGTGACAAATCTGTCCATGACCCTCAATAACTACAACGGAATCGGCGGGGTATCCTACCGCCCATATGTAAACAACGGCGGATTTATCTGGTGGAATCACGACGGAGGCCCCTCCGGCGGCACAGAGGCTTCTACTTACGTGGAGGCCGTCGAGATTGTCCTCACCGGAGACGCAGAGAGAGACTATGATATTTACTACTGCGTTACTTCCAGCGGACAGGGAAAGATGGGCTGGGCCAAGAACGGGGAGATAGCGGGTACCAGCAATCTGGGCGAGCACCTGGTCAGCATTGAGGTGATGCTTGTGCCGAAGGGACAGCCGGGACCTGTCTCTGTTGCAGGCCGTTACTTAAATGAACTGACTAATTACATCAGGATTGCGCCTGAGGGCAGCACGATGACAAACCAGGATGGAACGCCGTACAATGGCTGGGTTTCCTACGACCATGAAAAGTTCTACTTTAAGGATGGAAAATCAGTTTCCGGCTGGCAGTATATCGACGGCCTGAAATTCTACTTTGAGCCGTCCGGCCGTCTGGTGCAGGATGTGGACAGCCTGATCGGCAAGCAGAGCAGCTATGTGATCAAGGTAAATAAAGCGCTTAACTGCTCTACCATCTATGCAAAGGATGGAGACAACGGCTATATTATCCCGGTTAAGGCTATGCTGACCTCTGTGGGCGATGACACGCCGCTTGGAACCTTCAAGACACCGGAGAAGTACAGATGGAGACTTATGGTAAATGACACCTACACTCAGTGGGCTACAAGAATTACCCAGGGCTTCCTGTTCCACTCCATCACCTATGCGGAGCCGGATATTTACAAGCTCAACACAGAAGGATACAATGGGCTGGGCGTTTCCCGTTCTCTGGGATGCGTGCGCCTGACCTGCGAAAATGCCAAGTGGGTGTATGACAACTGCGCACTTGGAACTACAGTTGAGATTTACGAGGATTCAAATGTGGCTTCTCCATTTGACAAGCCGGATCTGATTCCTATCTCAAACAGCCAGAACTGGGATCCGACGGACCCGTCCATTCAGCGCTAGCCCATCTGTGCGGAAGATTAGACAGAGAAACCATAAAGAGAATGAAATAAGAAAAGCTGCGGCCCGGCCTCCCTGTAAGGGACGGCCGGGCGGCGGCCGTTATACTATAGAGAAGATAGAAGAGAGGACAGACAGTGGCACAATTATCACCAATGATGACTCATTATCTGGAAACGAAAAAACAGTATCCCGACTGCATCCTTTTTTACAGGCTGGGCGATTTCTACGAGATGTTCTTCGAGGACGCCAAGACGGCCTCAAGGGAGCTTGAGATCACCCTGACCGGCAAGGAGTGCGGTCTGGAGGAGCGCGCCCCCATGTGCGGAGTTCCCTATCACGCGGTGGAAAGCTACCTGAACAAGCTGGTGCAGAAGGGGTATAAGGTGGCCATCGCCGAGCAGATGGAGGATCCAAAGACAGCCAAGGGCCTTGTAAAGCGGGAGGTTATCCGCGTGGTGACGCCCGGAACGATCACGAATTCCCAGGCCCTTGAGGAGTCAAAGAATAATTACCTGATGGGAATTGTGTATATGGACGGGATGTTCGGCATCTCATCTGTTGACATCAGTACAGGAGATTATCTGGTGACAGAGGTAAAGTCGGAGCGGACGCTTCTCGACGAGATATTCAAGTTTGCCCCGTCGGAGATTATCTGCAATGAAGCGTTTTATATGTCCGGTGTCGACCTGGAGGAGCTGAAGAACCGCTTGCATGTGGTGGTGACGGCCCTTGAAAACAGGTTCTTTTCTGATGATTCCTGCCGGAGACTCCTCAGGGAGCACTTCCATGTAAACCACCTGGACGGACTGGGGCTTTCCGAGTACGAGGCCGGGACTATCGCAGCCGGAGCCGTGCTCTCCTATCTCTATGAAACCCAGAAGAGCACCCTCGATCATCTGACTGCCATCACACCTTACACCACAGGGCAGTATATGATGCTTGACACCTCCACCAGAAGAAATCTGGAGCTGACGGAGACCCTCCGGGAGAAGCAGAAGAGAGGGACGCTGCTCTGGGTGCTGGATAAGACGAAGACGGCCATGGGAGCCAGGATGCTGCGCTCCTTCGTGGAGCAGCCGCTGATTGACAGGGAAGGAATCCTTGCAAGGCAGAATGCCATTGAGGAGCTGAATATGAATTATATTTCCAGGGAGGAGATGGCAGAGTACCTGAACGCCATTTACGACCTGGAACGGCTGATTGGCCGGATCAGCTACAAGACGGCCAATCCGAGGGACCTGATTGCCTTTAAAAATTCCCTTGCCATGCTGCCGCACATCAAGAAAATTTTAGGGGAGTTTGGAGCAGACCTGCTGCGGGAGGTGGATTCCGGCATGGACACCCTGGAGGAGCTGACGGCGCTGATTGAACATGCAATTGTGGACGATCCGCCGATCTCTGTCCGGGATGGAGGCATCATCAAGGACGGCTACAGCGAGGAGGCTGACCGGCTGCGCCATGCCAAGACAGAGGGGAAGGACTGGCTGGCTGCTCTGGAGGCCGAGGAGAGGGAGAAGACGGGAATTAAAAATCTGAAAATCAAGTTCAACAAGGTGTTCGGCTACTATTTTGAGGTGACGAACTCCTTTAAGGACCAGGTGCCTGACTACTTTGTGCGCCGGCAGACCCTCACCAATGCGGAGCGCTTTACCACAGACCGGCTGAAGGAGCTGGAGGGGACCATTCTGGGAGCGGAAGACAGGCTGTTTTCCCTGGAATACGATCTGTTCTGCCAGGTCAGGGACACGGCAGGAGCCCAGGTGGAAAAGATTCAGCAGACGGCCAAGGCCATCGCCCTTCTGGATGTGCTGATCTCTCTGTCCACAGTGGCCACCAGGCACAATTATGTGAAGCCAAAGATCAATGAGAGGGGAGTCATCCACATTAAGAACGGCCGCCACCCGGTGGTGGAGCAGATGATGCGGGATGACATGTTTGTGTCCAATGACACCTATCTGGACAACGGGAAGAACCGCATTTCCATTATCACCGGGCCGAATATGGCCGGAAAGTCCACCTATATGAGGCAGACTGCTCTGATCACACTGATGGCTCAGATTGGCAGCTTTGTGCCTGCAGATGAGGCCAACATCGGTCTCTGCGACCGGATTTTCACCAGAGTCGGAGCCTCAGACGATCTGGCTTCGGGACAGAGTACCTTTATGGTGGAGATGACGGAAGTGGCCAACATCCTCCGCAATGCCACGAGAAACAGCCTTCTGATCCTGGATGAGATCGGAAGGGGAACCAGCACCTTCGACGGCCTGTCCATCGCCTGGGCGGTGGTGGAGTATATCAGCAACACGAAGACGCTGGGTGCCAAGACACTGTTCGCCACCCACTACCATGAGCTGACGGAGCTGGAGGGCGCCATAAGCGGCGTCAACAATTACTGCATTGCAGTGAAGGAGCAGGGGGACAATATTGTGTTC is part of the Clostridium sp. M62/1 genome and harbors:
- the mutS gene encoding DNA mismatch repair protein MutS — protein: MMTHYLETKKQYPDCILFYRLGDFYEMFFEDAKTASRELEITLTGKECGLEERAPMCGVPYHAVESYLNKLVQKGYKVAIAEQMEDPKTAKGLVKREVIRVVTPGTITNSQALEESKNNYLMGIVYMDGMFGISSVDISTGDYLVTEVKSERTLLDEIFKFAPSEIICNEAFYMSGVDLEELKNRLHVVVTALENRFFSDDSCRRLLREHFHVNHLDGLGLSEYEAGTIAAGAVLSYLYETQKSTLDHLTAITPYTTGQYMMLDTSTRRNLELTETLREKQKRGTLLWVLDKTKTAMGARMLRSFVEQPLIDREGILARQNAIEELNMNYISREEMAEYLNAIYDLERLIGRISYKTANPRDLIAFKNSLAMLPHIKKILGEFGADLLREVDSGMDTLEELTALIEHAIVDDPPISVRDGGIIKDGYSEEADRLRHAKTEGKDWLAALEAEEREKTGIKNLKIKFNKVFGYYFEVTNSFKDQVPDYFVRRQTLTNAERFTTDRLKELEGTILGAEDRLFSLEYDLFCQVRDTAGAQVEKIQQTAKAIALLDVLISLSTVATRHNYVKPKINERGVIHIKNGRHPVVEQMMRDDMFVSNDTYLDNGKNRISIITGPNMAGKSTYMRQTALITLMAQIGSFVPADEANIGLCDRIFTRVGASDDLASGQSTFMVEMTEVANILRNATRNSLLILDEIGRGTSTFDGLSIAWAVVEYISNTKTLGAKTLFATHYHELTELEGAISGVNNYCIAVKEQGDNIVFLRKIVKGGADKSYGIQVAKLAGVPEQVITRAKELVEELSDADITARAKEIASGSRTVQPKKSVERPDEVDLQQMSIFDTVREEDIIRELMEIDISRLSPVEALVTLDKFQSRLKNRWEADK